Part of the Brassica oleracea var. oleracea cultivar TO1000 chromosome C8, BOL, whole genome shotgun sequence genome is shown below.
AGTCGTCGGCCAATCTTCTCCGTCGTCTCTCTCGATGACTCCGTCGTCTGTCTCACTCTGTTTTCTCCCTGAAGCCGTGGTCTCTGTCGATGACTCCATTGTCTGTCTCACCCCCTCTTCTCGGTTGGTTCATCTTCTCTGTCAGACCGTCGTCTCTCTCGCTCTGTCGTCTCTCTCGCTCGGTCTTCTCTCTCGATCCCGAGTGTAAGTGCCTCTCTTCTTCTCTCTCGATCTCTCGCTCCGTCGTCTCTCTCGCTCGTTTTTTTTTTGAAATTGTTGTGATCTCATCGTTCTGCCGAGAAAGGTGGAATCTTTTTGAGATGTGTCTTACAATCTTAGATCAGGTTTATGTTTTAGAATCTTGTTTGTGTTCGATCCTTGTTTATGTTCTTGAGATAGATGAATGTGATCTGATTGTCTTCTGCCTCGTAGTTGGAATAGCTTCACCTCTAATTGGAATGTGGTTACATCGGATCATTCATATGGAATAGTTTACATTGGTTCAAACATGATTCATGAATCATGATTCATAGATGTTGCTCTGTTCTTAGTACTCGATGCTTAGATTTTACTCGATTATACTCATATGTTTTGCTCTGTTCTGTCTTTGGTGGTTGTGTAAGAATCGGTTTTGTGTGGAAGAGGCAATGGGAGTGTTTCATTTATTCTGGAACCCACGCGAGTCTCTCAGAAGGATTCAACCTCATCAAAGCCCGAGGTTAGTACACTTTCCTTTTAAGAAGATGTTAGATATTAATTAGGAGGAATTAAATGTTCTTTGTGTGCTGGTAGCTGGTAGTTGCGTGTTTAGATATTGATGGTTGTTATAGTTTTAGGTAGGCTTGAAGTGATTTACATTTAGTGTTGTTGGTTGTTATAGTTTTAGGTGAAGGCATTGATTGCCATTAAAACACACACTAAACCAACCTTAATGTTTCATTAAAAATCGAGCAACTCTCCCTTTCTCTTTTCATATCTCCTTCTTCTTTCATAACTCATATCTCCTTCTGTTTCATAATTCCTTTCTCACATTCGCTATGGATCCATTTACTCAGCCCGGGAGCTTTCAAAACCTCCTACACAGTCAACAACCAAACACCTCCTTCTCCTTTGTCACTCGGGAACCTAGTATAGAGCTGTCTTCCTCGGATGCGTCTGTCTTCGGTCCACAGTGGGCTGACGATGGAAACGAAGATGAACTCGTTGTGTCGGACCATAAAGAAAGGAGGAAGTGGTCACCAACTGAAGATCTTGTTCTGATAAGTGTTTGGTTGAACACCTCCAAAGATCCTGTTGTGGGGAATGAGCAGAAGGCAATTGCGTTTTGGAAACGGATTGCCGCCTACGTTACATCAAGCCCAAAGCTCTCTGCTTTGCAAAAGAGAGAGCATGGCCACTGTAAACAAAGGTGGGGAAGATCAACGAGGGTGTATGCAAGCTTGTTGGGTGTTATGAAGCTGCAACGAAAACCAAATCCATTGGGATGAATGAGGATGATGTTTTGAAGATGGCGCATGAGATCTTCTTTAATGACTACAAGGTCAAGTTTACACTCGAGTATGCGTGGTTGGAGCTTCGCCATGATCAAAAATGGTGTGGATGACCAATCGGCACAGTCATCGACCTCCAAAACAGGTTGCGATGGATAGGATGAAGCCACGGCTCTGACTATTGGTGTCAAAGCAGCCAAGGCCAAAGCTAAGAGCAAGCCAACGACTTCAGAAGAGGCAGTGGAGTTTCAGAGCTAGTGGGAGATAAAGCAAAGGGATTTTGTCTTCAAGGAGAAGCTTAACAAGCAAAAATTTCTTGATAGCATCATTGTGAAGACAGAGCCTCTAACTGAGCTAGAAGTCGCTTTGAAAGACAAACTAATCACTGAAATGTTGTTAAGTTAGAACTGCAAGTTATGTGCTTAATCTCGTGTCTAATGCTTAATGCTTAAAGTTTCTCTTTTGTTTGGTCTGTTCTTTGGTCTCGGGTTTGTAGTGGTCTCGCTTTGTTATGTCACTTTGGTGTAATAAAGCTTTGTTATGTCACTTTGATGTTATGTCTTTTTGCTTGCTTTGTTTATCTCGTGTCTGATAGCTTCTTTGCTTTCTTTGTTTTTTATTGCAGGTGGAAAACTCGTGACAGAAGAAGACAATGTGTTTGATGTAATGAAAGTTGTGGTGTTTTGTATCACGTCAACCCACAACTTGTTGAAGGAATGTTTCACGTTTGTTTTAAATTGTACCAAACCGAACCTTGTTGTACCAAACTTGTCTTTATAAACGTTAGCTCCAAGTAGTGTTGTGCTTGTATTTTATAAACACTTGTGAGTATCTTAGAAGACCCATGCCCGAAGATCTTCAACGACTACTCGATATTGGAGAGATACGTGGATTTCCCGGGATGATAGGGAGCATTGATTGTATGCATTGGGTTTGGAAGAATTGTCCGACCGCATGGAAAGGTCAATATACACGTGGATCAGGAAAGCCAACCATTGTTTTAGAGGCTGTAGCTTCACAAGATCTCTGGATATAACATGCATTTTTTGGACCTCCAGGTACATTAAACGATATCAATGTTCTTGATCGATCACCGGTTTTTGATGATATCTTACAAGGTCGAGCTCCAAAAGTTAATTACATTGTCAACGGACATGAGTACCATTTAGGTTACTATCCCACAGATGGTATATATCCAAAATAGACTACTTTTGTCCAATCTATTCCACTTCCGCAAGGTCCGAAAGCATCCTTATTCGCTACACATCAAGAGGCTGTACGTAAAGATGTCGAGCGTGCTTTTGGGGTCTTGCGAGCTCGATTTGCCATAGTCAAAAATCCCGCTCTTTTGTGGGATAAAATCAAAATTGGAAAGATAATGAGAGCATGTATCATACTACACAATATGATCGTAGAAGACGAATGAGATGGGTACACTCAGTTTGATGTATCAGTTTTCGCACAACCGGAATCAAACCGAAGTTCACAAGTGGATTTCACGTATTCAACTGATATGCCTTCAAATATCGGCAATATGATGAGCATTCGGAATCGAGTTCATGATAATAAAATACATCAACAATTGAAAGCCGATTTGGTTGAGTATATATGGCAAAAATTTGGAACAAATCAAGATTTCGACTAATCGGTTTTTTCTCATTTACGATTTGTATTTGTATTTGTAATATGCTTTTATGTCATTTTTATTAAAACTTTTATGTCTGTTTTTATTTAAATCATTCTAATTAAAAAAAAATTTAAGAATCCCTATGAGATTCTCCCAATGGAGGTCAAAAATTTAATTACCACTAACCAAGGTTTTTAATCTATCAAATCACCTTTTTAACTCTTAAATTAATCTAAAGAACCCATAAGATGCTCTTATGGGTGGAGGTGCTCTAATAGCAGGCTCCGATAGTAGTAGTTTTAAGAGGAGTTCTTGGCATTTAAAAAAAAAATAGGAAAGAGTAACAAAAAATTTTAACTATGAATTTTTTAAAAACCATAAGATACTAAAAAACAGATGTCATTCAAATAGATAATTAAGTGGTTTAAAGGAAATAAAACATAAATAAATAATTATAATACTAATATTATTTTTATTTTAGAAATTTTCATGGTTTCTAACCATCGGAGGTGTTCTAAGGTTTGTTATAAAATTAGAATATACTTAGAAATTTAAATAAGTAAAGATAATCACTTGCGTATTGAAGATGGAGACGAAGACTCGTGTAAAATTGTGTTTGTATGAGACTATGAGTCGTAGACGCGGCGGGTGGCGCACACTATATGCTCTGCTTGTATACTTGTGCAATTCCTTAATCCTCCGGACAACAACTCAAAACTCCCATAATTTTAAAAAGACTTCGAACGCTTAATTAAACCATATTTTATTCTGTTCCCTACCAAGAAGAATCAATAACTTTCAAGCGCAAACACAAAAAAAAAACACACTAGACAATAGATATATGATATAGTTTCTGTTTTGAAATGTGTACTGTACTGCATTACATGAGTCATTTACGAAAAGCCAAAAAGGAATATTTTATAACTAATCTCGAGTGTTGTGGGACTCTCGACTTCTCTCACATTCTAGAATTCCACTTGGGCATATTGGAATATATATAGTCATCTATAACCAGAGCCGTGCGAGCAATAATAGCATACATAAACGATCAAAAGATATATGCCCTCATTCTTAAAAAAAATATTTTAAAAAGTTAGTCACTAAAATTCTTTAGTTAAAGTGATTTGTAAGAAAAAAATGAGATGAACGTACTTTGTTAACATGACTTTTAAGTTTGAGGGCATGTACGTGAAGTTGTTTCGTTACCCTAATTTCTGTAAAATTTTCAAAAAAAAAATCTTTAAGCTTTTAAAAGTAAATTTGATATTTAATTTGTGAACTAATAGTGGATTAATAAATTTCTTTCTTTGTTGTGGTTCATATTTCTGCTTACTAATATTACAAAGTTTTAATGTTTAACCCATATAAGTATCTATTATTACTTAAGA
Proteins encoded:
- the LOC106309218 gene encoding glutathione S-transferase T3-like codes for the protein MDPFTQPGSFQNLLHSQQPNTSFSFVTREPSIELSSSDASVFGPQWADDGNEDELVVSDHKERRKWSPTEDLVLISVWLNTSKDPVVGNEQKAIAFWKRIAAYVTSSPKLSALQKREHGHSATKTKSIGMNEDDVLKMAHEIFFNDYKVKFTLEYAWLELRHDQKWCG